A stretch of DNA from Macrotis lagotis isolate mMagLag1 chromosome X, bilby.v1.9.chrom.fasta, whole genome shotgun sequence:
TTCACTGTCTGAGTACGCCCCCAGCAGGCTCAGGGAGGAGGCACTGGGTATTCTGGATGACGCATTGGCCTCTTTCAGACTCTGTGGTAGGCCTACAAAGACAAGGCTTTGGTCAGCTATGCTGAGCCCTCCCCACACTGGGCCCCTGGGACTACATAAAGTCAAGGTTCAGCAGAGTTGGACATTAGGAAAACTAAatacctccttccttcccctccccctacaGTCCTCCCCATCCCTTTCAGAACTGGCTTCTCTCATCAGCCCCTATCACATCCATATCGAGTACAAAGGGAATCAAGGAGCAGAAACAAAGCCACTTTCCGCATCTGCATGGTCACCCTTTGCCCCCTAGTGGCTGCCTGAAAGATGattcttcccttttttgcttCTGAACATAAACCAAGAAtctgaaaatcatctaaaatttaGAGAACAAGACCTTAGAGAGCATATGGATCTGGGGGAAAATTAACTTGGGTTTCACATTTTCAGGGGATCCAtgaaagtttgtatttttattttctgtaaccTCAacatgaaatttagcatttccttcattatttaaaaacattactctgagaaggggatggggagggaggcaTCACTGGACACATTCCAAAGTGGGGAACCAggacacacaaaaaagttaagaatccctgatttaGACCAAATCTTTCACTgcccagataagaaaactgggcCTTGTTAAgtaaaggtcacatagctaggaagcaGCTGAGCTAGCTCTGGCTCTAACTGCCCCCGCCCCCACCCCAGGCCCTTCTCTCCAGGGGCTGCAGGACCCCTGGGAGACTGAAGCCCATTACCTGTGCTTGGGGAGGGCAAGACCACGTGCCCAttgtggttgctgggtctctgggcaGCTGCCTTCTTTGCCACAACCAACCCTGCCAACTTTGACATGTTGCCCAGGGCACCCACACTCCGTTCCCAACTCTccaacttctgtttttttaaCTGCGGAACctgaggggagaggaaaaatgagGCAGTCTGTTCTCAAAAATCATTCCTTAGGAATTCAAGAACTACCCTTTCATTTGGAATTAAGAGTTCAATCCTTTCTTGGTTGAGAGAACATTCAGGGGACTTTGCAAACTGTAAAGTGCCATCCAAACGGTAGCTGTCATTATTATCCCCAACCCCCCTCAAAACAAGGTCATGCCATCTGAGCAATCTTCATGTCCCTGGGGAGTCTAGTAGCCCCTCCTGGCTCTGTGGGGAGGAAGGGGGCAAATTTTCCCAAATCACTAAGAAACTTTCACAAGGCTAGACACCCAGGAAACTTGTTTCTGAAGTCCCAGGATGTAAGTGATGTATGTGGGAGGCCTGGCCTAGGAAGAAGAGCTGGAGAGAACAGCATCTCCACTAATGGTTCTCATAACTAGAACTGGAAGACATCAGATCTAGGTGGGactgtaaaacaaaataatgtcTGGAAGGGTCCAAACACTAGTCTGGGGAGCACTTGGTGGGAGGGAGACAGGGAGGTGAATGCACTCCTATTCCTCTCAGATCCAATACTAGCTCCTGTCCAGTGTGGATGGTTCTTCCCAGTCAcactatttccctcttttttctgtcCTTAGAACCCCAATGGTCAACACTGTCCCCGGTACCCAGAAGGGGCTTAAACAAGTGTTTGCTCATTGAGTGTATACCAAGTTCTTTGAGTCCCCTGGCTGGAGGCCAGTCCCACTGGCTGATCAAAGCTGACAGTCTTTCCTGGTCCTGCTCAAGCATGTAGCCAGGTGGCCCAGATGCAAGGCCCAGATGCAAGGAGGTAGTTCTGGACTCACCTCTTCTAGGATGGCAGTGGGCTCTGCCTGGACGGGTGGCTGGGAGGGTGTGAGAGTGGGCTCTTCATCAGAGTCAGAGTCTTCGATCAGGCGCCGTCTCCTCGCCTGCTCCATCATGGCCCTGTGAGACAGACAGCTGTCTGTAAGGGTCACAGCCAGAATTCACTAGCACTGCCCATGGCCAAGGTCTCTTCTCTCCTTCAATCTCCTGAAGAGAGCAGCACCAGAACCATCTCCAAGGCAGCTCCCCACCAGCACAACCCCAGGACACTGGCACATCAAGAAGTTACCCTGAGACAGGGTTTCCAACACCCCTCACTCACCTTGGCTCTTTTGGGCCTTGGAAGTAAAAGTGGTACCAGTCCTACTGAAGGGAAGATGAAGGTTGAAATCTGAGTTAGACTTTTCTGTCCTCTTCATTTTATCAACTTGTCAGAATATGAACAGGTTTGGGGAGAAAGAGGGTGAAGGAGGAAACAATCTTTTGATAGATTTCTTTCAACAATCATGAAGCAGGaagatggggaaaccaaggccTAATTTCTGAGAGACAACTGGGACCAGCCCAATTTCAAAGAGTTTAGATAAAGATAAAGTAGAATCCCAGGGCCTAAAGATCCTCCAGGCAAAGTTCACTCAAGGAGTTCACTGGGAGGCTCTCAAGAATGAACACAAATTAtcccaatgaggaagaaaaaagaaactatctaaAGAGATTAATATACATGCATCaagaatttttaagttttttaaatttaaaaaaaactaaaaacccaaatattcagaaaaatgaaaaagggcaaataaatgaatatgaattaaaaataagtgGTGCAGCCCTATAAAAATGTCAGGAATGTTAATGCTCAGAATGAGCTGAGGATTGCAATGATACAAATATTAAAGACAACAAAAAGCAACTTTTTAGCTACTTGGTGGCAAAATTAGAGGAGACAACTCCTACTCAGGATAGATCAGAtctgtggtgatgatgatgtttgtccttcattcttcaagaccattacatcagggaggtgaataCCATGATATATACATCTGAATctgttaagtcaccagcttccctttctcttccaacTCCATCTGAGTTCAATAACTAGCTATGAataaggacaactggagatggcctggttGGGAGGCAAtctaggttaaatgacttgcccaaagtcacatagctagttaagtagcaagtgtctgagaagaaatttgaattcaggttctcctgattccgggtctggtactctatccactgcaccactcagctgcctaCAGTGGGGTAGATGGGATGAAAAAAGGTGGCATCTGTGGTTTTTCCAAATGTGTGCGAGCCACATCCATCCTGATGGCTGGTTGGTTGATCCCTCAGGTTTCTTCAGGGTAGGATGCTTCCTCTTCCCAGTTTTCCTGCCCCCAGGGACAGCTTTGCTTCTTACCCCTACTAAGAACTCTCTATTTGCAAGGGGTAAGCTCCTTTAGGGCTCCCAGATCATCTCTATCATAGATTTCTTGTGTGGTCAGTAACCCATCCCATACCTATGCAGTATCAAAATGGAAAACTAGAATctcagagatgatttttttttgtttttttgcaaggcagagggattaagtgatgtgtccaaggtcacacagctaggtaattatgacaAAGATTTAGCTAACAGTCATCTAGCAACTTGAGAAGGAATCATGTGTATTGAAAAGTACtggaggaggcagctaggtggcatagtggctacagcactggccctggagtcaggaaggcctgagttcaaatctgacttcagacatttaataattaccccaTAATAATTAACCCCCAAAGCCTCCTCATTTCCAGCCCATTAAGCTTACTCCATTTCCCTCTGGTCTTCCTCCTGTTCTCGCTGGCGCTTCTCCTCCTCAGATATCCGGTGCTGCTGTAACATTGCCTCAAAGTCTACATTTGCCTGGCGTTGATTGAGCTCCTTCAGCTCCTGCAAGTTCTCCAGAACCTCCATCTCCAACTTGGAGTCTTTGGTCCGATTCTCTAAGACCTGTGGAGAGAATCACAATGAGACTTGGGGTCAGCTTTTAGGTAAAGTAGCTGTTTCTGAGCTTCTGAGCtctgatttctcatctgtaaagctGGGATGATAAGACTTTCATCACCAACCTCACAGTGCGGTGGTGAGGATCAAAAGCAATATTGTCCAGTTATGTTCTATGTGGCTATGTTCAAAGTCCTTGGTATCATGTCTACACTTTGATGTTGAGTTCCAACCCCCGCCCccttatttaggtttttgcaaggcaaatggggttaagtggcttgcccaaggccacataggtaattattaagtgtctgaggctggatttgaattcaggtactcctgactccagggccggtgctctatccactgcaccacctagccgctcctccaATCCCT
This window harbors:
- the YJU2 gene encoding splicing factor YJU2 encodes the protein MSERKVLNKYYPPDFDPSKIPKLKLPKDRQYVVRLMAPFNMRCKTCGEYIYKGKKFNARKETVQNELYLGLPIFRFYIKCTRCLAEITFKTDPENTDYTMEHGATRNFQAEKLLEEEEKRVQKEREDEELNNPMKVLENRTKDSKLEMEVLENLQELKELNQRQANVDFEAMLQQHRISEEEKRQREQEEDQREMEAMMEQARRRRLIEDSDSDEEPTLTPSQPPVQAEPTAILEEVPQLKKQKLESWERSVGALGNMSKLAGLVVAKKAAAQRPSNHNGHVVLPSPSTGLPQSLKEANASSRIPSASSLSLLGAYSDSEDSSSSS